In a single window of the Bradyrhizobium erythrophlei genome:
- a CDS encoding acetamidase/formamidase family protein encodes MKHFTLPVSPASVHWGYFSKKVSPALTLRSGDRATIETLTHHANDDYERMIANDPGAESVFHWTREHKAVVRRGAGPTEGPFIRGSGEGVGVHLLTGPIAVENAEPGDVLEVRILDIRPRPSCHACHAGRCFGSNAAANWGFHYHDLIEEPKPREVITIFELDTSGEPFARAVYNYVWTPQTDPDGIVHATIDYPGVRVDHATIRKRENILGHVRVPARLHFGTMGLAPSESDFVSSIPPSYTGGNIDDWRIGKGARMYYPVAVPGAFFSVGDPHAAQGDSELGGTAIETSLTGDFEFILHKHGDLAGTALEGLTHPMLETDHAWSMYGFTYPNYLAELGADAQTEIANHSSLDRAMRDAFRKLRRFLMTVHGLSEDEAISLMSVGADFGVTQVVDANWGVHGTIRKNVFRCD; translated from the coding sequence ATGAAGCATTTTACGCTACCGGTATCGCCGGCTTCCGTTCACTGGGGATACTTCAGCAAGAAGGTCTCGCCAGCCTTGACGCTGCGCTCGGGAGACCGCGCGACTATCGAGACGCTGACGCATCACGCCAACGACGACTACGAGCGCATGATTGCCAACGATCCGGGCGCGGAAAGCGTGTTCCACTGGACCCGCGAGCACAAGGCGGTGGTGCGCCGCGGCGCCGGCCCGACCGAGGGCCCGTTCATTCGCGGGTCCGGCGAAGGCGTCGGCGTTCACCTGCTGACCGGGCCCATCGCGGTCGAGAATGCAGAACCCGGCGACGTGCTGGAAGTCCGCATCCTGGACATTCGGCCGCGCCCCAGCTGTCACGCCTGCCACGCCGGCCGCTGCTTCGGCTCCAACGCCGCGGCGAATTGGGGTTTCCACTATCATGACCTCATTGAGGAGCCGAAGCCGCGCGAAGTCATCACCATCTTCGAGCTCGATACCTCGGGCGAGCCGTTTGCGAGAGCCGTCTATAATTATGTCTGGACGCCGCAGACCGACCCGGACGGCATCGTGCACGCCACGATCGATTATCCGGGCGTGCGGGTCGATCACGCGACCATCCGCAAGCGCGAGAATATCCTTGGCCATGTGAGGGTGCCGGCGCGGCTTCACTTCGGCACCATGGGGCTGGCGCCATCGGAATCGGATTTCGTCAGTTCGATTCCGCCGAGCTATACCGGCGGCAATATCGACGACTGGCGGATCGGCAAGGGGGCGCGGATGTATTATCCGGTCGCGGTACCCGGTGCTTTTTTCTCGGTGGGAGACCCGCACGCGGCCCAGGGCGACAGCGAACTGGGCGGCACCGCCATCGAGACCTCCCTGACCGGCGACTTCGAGTTCATCCTGCACAAGCACGGCGATCTCGCCGGCACCGCGCTGGAGGGGCTTACCCATCCGATGCTGGAGACCGACCACGCCTGGTCGATGTACGGTTTTACCTATCCGAATTATCTCGCCGAGCTCGGAGCCGATGCGCAGACCGAAATCGCCAATCATTCGAGTCTCGACCGCGCCATGCGCGACGCGTTCCGCAAGCTCCGGCGGTTCCTGATGACGGTGCATGGCCTGAGCGAGGATGAGGCGATTTCGCTGATGTCGGTGGGTGCCGATTTCGGCGTGACCCAGGTGGTCGACGCCAATTGGGGCGTCCATGGCACGATCCGGAAGAACGTTTTCAGGTGCGACTGA
- a CDS encoding chloride channel protein, producing the protein MTGCGAVALRMLIGFFHNVFYNGTFSALYDANVTEGPSRFGNLVFLSPVIGGLIVVFLVERFAPEAKGHGVPEVMDAVFYKRGNIRGKVAIVKALASALSIGSGAAVGREGPIIQIGAALGSAFAQAIRLSTWQKITLLSAGAGAGIAATFNTPLGGVLFALEILLPEVSNRTFLPVVIATGAATTIGRILIGPNPAFAVADIQFSLAQALGAEDAIAFVLLGVLCGVASWAFIRLLVVMEDGFPKLPGNVYTQNMVGMAAIGLMMVALTHLYGHPYVDGVGYGVIQSILDQKMTAAGLLILLFALKLLATTISLGCGASGGIFSPSLYLGATLGAAFAAVAAYILPHAGLTVPSAAIVGMAAMVGAGTGGVMTAIVMVFEMTRDYAIIVPVIVAVAVAAGIRRSLIGETIYTVKLRHRGHRIPKERHINLYLVKQAQDIMERRFIVAKAGTALKEAMVAEDKDDLRAIIVERGGRIVGLIPPRSGLWRESRTNPDLLIESFVESRIVICRDIDLLSLVFVRLKRHRSGAAIVFRGVARPRVHDIVGIITKRAIADAVIDSFDD; encoded by the coding sequence ATGACCGGCTGCGGCGCCGTCGCGTTGCGCATGCTGATCGGATTTTTCCACAATGTGTTTTACAACGGCACTTTCAGCGCCCTGTACGATGCGAACGTCACCGAAGGGCCGAGCCGGTTTGGCAACCTTGTTTTCCTTTCACCCGTTATCGGCGGCCTGATCGTCGTATTCCTGGTAGAGCGTTTCGCACCGGAGGCCAAGGGCCACGGCGTTCCCGAGGTCATGGATGCGGTGTTCTACAAGCGCGGCAACATCCGCGGCAAGGTTGCTATCGTCAAAGCGCTGGCCTCGGCGCTTTCGATAGGCAGCGGCGCCGCCGTCGGTCGCGAAGGCCCTATCATTCAGATCGGTGCGGCGCTGGGATCGGCATTTGCCCAGGCGATCCGGCTGTCGACGTGGCAGAAGATCACCCTGCTCTCGGCGGGCGCGGGCGCAGGCATCGCCGCGACCTTCAACACGCCGCTCGGCGGGGTGCTGTTCGCGCTGGAAATTCTGTTGCCGGAAGTCTCGAACCGCACCTTCCTTCCCGTGGTCATCGCGACCGGCGCCGCAACCACCATCGGCAGGATATTGATCGGCCCCAATCCGGCGTTCGCCGTCGCCGATATCCAGTTTTCCCTGGCACAGGCGCTCGGCGCCGAAGACGCAATCGCTTTCGTCCTGCTCGGCGTGCTGTGCGGGGTGGCCTCGTGGGCCTTTATTCGCCTGCTCGTCGTGATGGAGGACGGTTTTCCGAAATTGCCGGGCAATGTCTACACACAGAACATGGTCGGCATGGCGGCGATCGGATTGATGATGGTCGCCCTCACCCACCTCTACGGTCATCCCTATGTGGATGGCGTGGGCTATGGCGTCATTCAGTCGATCCTCGACCAGAAAATGACCGCGGCCGGCCTGCTTATCCTGCTGTTTGCTCTCAAACTGCTCGCCACCACCATCAGCCTCGGTTGCGGCGCCTCCGGCGGCATCTTTTCGCCATCGCTCTATCTGGGCGCCACGTTGGGCGCCGCATTCGCGGCTGTCGCGGCATACATTCTTCCTCATGCCGGCCTGACCGTTCCCTCGGCCGCGATCGTCGGCATGGCGGCGATGGTCGGCGCGGGAACCGGCGGAGTCATGACCGCCATCGTCATGGTGTTCGAAATGACGCGCGACTACGCCATCATCGTGCCCGTCATCGTCGCGGTCGCGGTAGCGGCCGGGATACGGCGCTCGCTGATCGGCGAGACGATCTACACGGTGAAGCTGCGCCATCGCGGCCATCGCATCCCCAAAGAGCGGCACATCAATCTCTATCTCGTCAAGCAGGCGCAGGACATCATGGAGCGGCGCTTCATCGTCGCGAAGGCCGGCACGGCGCTGAAGGAAGCGATGGTCGCCGAAGACAAGGACGACCTGCGCGCCATCATTGTCGAGCGCGGGGGTAGAATTGTCGGCCTGATTCCGCCGCGCTCGGGTCTGTGGCGCGAATCCCGAACCAATCCTGACCTGCTGATCGAAAGCTTTGTCGAAAGCCGCATTGTCATTTGCCGTGACATTGATCTTCTAAGCCTGGTGTTCGTCAGATTAAAACGCCATCGCTCCGGCGCCGCCATCGTCTTTCGCGGCGTCGCCCGCCCGAGGGTGCACGATATTGTCGGGATCATCACCAAGCGGGCGATCGCCGACGCGGTCATCGACAGCTTCGACGATTGA
- a CDS encoding amino acid ABC transporter permease/ATP-binding protein, translated as MALFVHYLSLPYLLQGIWFTVVVTALGLAGGLILGLVVAAMQLSRFGIMAAFARGYTVIFRGTPLILQMVFAYDALPQIGLKLSAVGAAGLALAANEAPFIAEMLRAGVLGVDRGQLLAGQALGMTPALLMRRIIAPQAIRTMIPAFGNETVSALKNSSLASVISVQELTLRSTQLASSTFDFFSIFFASGLIYLVLTSAVSVIQLFVERALDLDRATPQGRLAIFLPWRRVDLSTKLRLAEQTTANAGLLPAPPRASSRSDRAKHAAMVERNNVVVEVTKLRKNYGAQTVLNGLDLTVRVGEVVALLGPSGSGKSTLLRCINHLENWDSGMVRVGGRRLGHRDDGKPLSPRAIANERASVGVGMVFQQFNLFSHLTAMENLAGPLRWVHGMTRVDADRRARELLERVGLSHRADALPRHLSGGQQQRVAIARALAPNPSVLLLDEPTSALDPELVNEVLEVIRRLAIDDGLTMIISTHQIRFADEVADRVAFLSGGSIIEEGPAHEILTHPRHPLTARFLSVVEADKTPEQTA; from the coding sequence ATGGCGCTGTTCGTTCATTACCTCAGCCTGCCGTACCTGCTCCAGGGCATCTGGTTCACCGTCGTGGTGACCGCCCTCGGGCTGGCCGGCGGGCTGATCCTCGGTCTGGTCGTCGCAGCGATGCAGCTCAGCCGTTTTGGGATCATGGCCGCGTTCGCCCGCGGCTACACCGTGATCTTCCGCGGCACGCCGCTGATCCTGCAGATGGTGTTCGCCTACGACGCGCTGCCGCAGATCGGGCTCAAGTTGAGCGCGGTCGGCGCCGCGGGTCTTGCGCTGGCCGCCAACGAAGCGCCGTTCATCGCTGAAATGCTTCGCGCCGGCGTGCTCGGCGTCGACCGCGGACAGCTGCTGGCCGGACAGGCGCTCGGCATGACGCCCGCACTACTGATGCGGCGCATCATCGCGCCGCAGGCGATTCGCACCATGATTCCGGCGTTCGGCAACGAAACCGTCAGCGCCTTGAAAAATTCGTCGCTTGCGAGCGTGATATCCGTGCAGGAGCTGACGCTGCGAAGCACCCAGCTTGCGTCTTCCACGTTCGATTTTTTCTCGATCTTCTTCGCCTCCGGCCTGATCTATCTGGTGCTGACGTCGGCGGTCAGCGTCATCCAGTTGTTCGTAGAACGGGCGCTCGACCTCGACCGCGCCACGCCGCAAGGGCGCCTCGCCATCTTCCTGCCCTGGCGCCGCGTCGATCTGTCGACGAAGCTGAGGCTTGCCGAACAAACCACCGCCAATGCCGGCCTGCTGCCGGCGCCGCCACGCGCAAGCTCCAGGAGCGATAGGGCGAAGCACGCCGCGATGGTCGAACGCAACAATGTCGTCGTTGAGGTAACCAAGCTGCGCAAGAATTATGGCGCGCAGACCGTGCTCAACGGGCTCGATCTGACGGTGCGGGTCGGAGAGGTGGTGGCGCTCCTTGGGCCCAGCGGTTCGGGCAAGAGCACACTGCTGCGCTGCATCAACCATCTGGAGAACTGGGATTCCGGCATGGTGCGCGTCGGCGGCCGCCGGCTCGGGCATCGCGACGACGGCAAGCCTTTGTCGCCGCGCGCGATCGCCAATGAACGGGCCAGCGTCGGCGTCGGCATGGTGTTTCAGCAGTTCAACCTGTTCAGCCATCTGACGGCGATGGAAAATCTCGCGGGGCCGCTGCGCTGGGTGCATGGCATGACCCGCGTCGATGCCGACCGGCGGGCCCGCGAATTGCTCGAGCGCGTCGGGCTGAGCCATCGCGCCGATGCGTTGCCGCGCCATCTCTCCGGCGGCCAGCAGCAGCGGGTCGCGATCGCCCGGGCACTGGCGCCCAATCCGAGCGTGTTGCTGCTGGACGAGCCGACTTCCGCGCTCGATCCCGAGCTCGTCAACGAGGTGCTGGAGGTGATCAGGCGGCTGGCGATCGATGACGGGCTGACGATGATTATATCGACCCATCAGATCCGCTTCGCCGATGAAGTCGCCGATCGCGTCGCCTTCCTTTCCGGCGGCTCGATCATCGAAGAGGGGCCGGCCCACGAAATCCTCACCCATCCGCGCCACCCGCTCACGGCGCGTTTCCTGAGCGTGGTGGAGGCGGACAAAACACCGGAGCAAACGGCATGA
- a CDS encoding ABC transporter substrate-binding protein codes for MLGAFLLAVICAPTSASAAAPAGCQALQAKYPGLKGKQLVNAINPHTPGYEAIDPKDPNKYVGFDIDLGEQIGECLGFTLTYKAVTFAALLTTLSSGQADIVISDIYATEERAKAADFITYSKVFDGVLVAKGNPKKLDGINLSLCGAAAAENTGFVEVPLVQALVPKCKAAGKPEPTLQLYDNNANCIQAILAGRADTYVNDVNTVDQAVKANPDKLEKALAVTIPYSVGIGVPKDKPEFRDAVLAALIEVQKAGIHMALLKKWDLDVNNFEEPQILSVK; via the coding sequence ATGCTGGGCGCATTCCTGCTGGCCGTCATTTGTGCACCGACCTCTGCCAGCGCTGCCGCGCCGGCAGGCTGCCAGGCGTTACAGGCCAAATATCCCGGCCTGAAGGGCAAGCAACTCGTCAATGCGATCAACCCGCACACTCCCGGCTATGAAGCGATTGATCCGAAGGACCCGAACAAATATGTCGGTTTCGACATCGATCTCGGCGAGCAGATCGGCGAGTGCCTTGGCTTCACGCTGACTTACAAGGCGGTGACCTTCGCAGCGCTGCTGACGACGTTGTCGAGCGGACAGGCCGACATTGTCATCTCCGATATTTACGCCACGGAAGAGCGCGCCAAGGCAGCCGACTTCATCACCTATTCGAAAGTGTTTGACGGCGTTCTGGTGGCCAAGGGCAATCCGAAGAAGCTCGACGGTATCAATCTGTCGCTGTGCGGCGCGGCGGCGGCCGAGAATACCGGCTTCGTTGAAGTGCCGCTGGTTCAGGCGCTCGTTCCGAAATGCAAGGCGGCGGGCAAGCCCGAACCTACCCTGCAGCTCTATGACAACAACGCCAATTGCATCCAGGCAATCCTCGCTGGCCGCGCCGACACCTATGTCAACGACGTCAACACCGTGGACCAGGCGGTCAAGGCCAATCCCGACAAGCTGGAGAAAGCGCTCGCGGTGACCATTCCCTATTCGGTCGGCATCGGCGTTCCCAAGGACAAGCCCGAATTCCGCGACGCGGTGCTAGCCGCGCTGATCGAAGTCCAGAAGGCCGGAATCCACATGGCTCTGCTGAAGAAGTGGGATCTCGACGTCAACAACTTTGAAGAACCGCAGATTCTTTCCGTCAAATAA
- a CDS encoding acetamidase/formamidase family protein codes for MSFRPFTSESYSEHDRLEAWRDVLSAVGLEPSAGSAVHTGHATASRRTAEGVVLARLAAGPQAVSPVSRLADDMPIVLLPIEDGVTLRTASGHQIVSIGHLLLLPRKGDWSVAFQRDMRALVLSVTSDAFHGRKIGKPVFDEVRVLAPGGFTEVFSRTLETAARNLETLSDIEWAAVAQSLADLLPTFVAPTTDAGCTATQAAILHRLCQTIERKLDDPDLTPARVAESEGISERYLQKIFEGSGSSFTHYLRERRLQRTSAELSNPAEAHHSISEIAYRNGFNDSAHFSRTFRHRFGLSPREFRQQELERFTASSSAAGQRGWPQQALAQLRSHHPLASAARNTEPSPADIVCGSAEGKQHHHHLSVQAARVHWGYFSRSLAPQVEINSGDTITIETLTQHASDDPERMIAGDAGAESVFHWTPTAKNVDRRGAGPMDASVYGRGAGEGFGVHICTGPVAVKDAQPGDVLEVRILDIVPRASRNPDFEGQVFGSSVAAWWGYHYNELLAEPKPREAVTIYEIHFARREGDLEETPYARALYSYRWQPQADPFGVVHATYDYPGVPVVPGSVRRRHNVLDGIRIPLRPHFGVVAVAPREVDFVDSIPPSYFGGNLDNWRLGKGSAVYLPVSVPGALLSVGDPHATQGDGELGGTAIECSMTGTFQLILHKKADLAGQVFADLTYPLIETETDWVLTGFSHPNYLAEFGAKGQSEVYATSSLDLAMKDAFRKMRRFLMNIKGLSEDEAIALMSAAVDFGVTQVVDGNWGVHAILSKRLFENVPRS; via the coding sequence ATGAGCTTCCGCCCGTTCACCAGCGAGTCCTACTCCGAGCACGACCGGCTCGAGGCGTGGCGGGACGTCCTGAGTGCGGTCGGTCTTGAGCCATCGGCGGGTTCGGCCGTTCACACCGGGCATGCGACGGCATCGCGTCGTACTGCCGAGGGCGTGGTGCTGGCCCGGCTGGCGGCCGGACCCCAGGCCGTTTCGCCGGTGTCACGTCTCGCAGACGACATGCCGATCGTGCTGTTACCGATCGAGGACGGCGTCACGCTCAGGACTGCCTCGGGCCATCAGATCGTCTCTATCGGGCACCTGCTGTTGCTGCCGCGAAAGGGCGACTGGAGCGTGGCCTTCCAGCGCGACATGCGCGCCCTGGTTTTGTCGGTGACGTCGGATGCGTTTCATGGCCGCAAGATCGGCAAGCCCGTATTCGACGAGGTCCGGGTGCTGGCGCCTGGCGGATTCACCGAGGTGTTTTCGCGCACGCTGGAGACGGCGGCGCGAAATCTCGAGACGCTTTCCGATATCGAATGGGCCGCTGTCGCACAAAGCCTCGCCGATCTCTTGCCGACATTCGTCGCGCCGACGACGGATGCAGGCTGCACGGCAACGCAGGCGGCGATCCTTCACCGGCTTTGCCAAACCATTGAACGCAAGCTTGACGATCCCGATCTCACCCCGGCGCGGGTGGCGGAGAGCGAAGGAATATCCGAGCGTTACTTACAAAAGATTTTTGAAGGCTCCGGCAGCAGTTTTACGCATTATTTGCGCGAGCGGCGGCTGCAGCGGACGTCGGCGGAATTGTCGAACCCGGCCGAGGCGCACCATTCGATCTCGGAAATTGCCTATCGCAACGGCTTCAATGATTCAGCGCATTTCAGCCGGACGTTCCGCCATCGCTTCGGACTCTCGCCGCGCGAATTTCGCCAGCAGGAACTCGAACGCTTCACCGCCTCCTCCTCCGCGGCCGGCCAGCGCGGCTGGCCGCAGCAGGCGCTGGCGCAGCTGCGCAGCCATCATCCCCTGGCGAGCGCGGCAAGGAACACCGAACCCTCACCAGCCGATATCGTTTGCGGGAGCGCCGAAGGCAAGCAGCATCACCATCACCTATCGGTGCAGGCGGCGCGCGTGCATTGGGGATATTTCTCGAGGTCGCTGGCGCCGCAGGTCGAGATCAATTCGGGCGACACCATCACGATCGAGACCCTGACCCAGCATGCATCGGACGACCCGGAGCGGATGATCGCGGGCGACGCTGGCGCCGAAAGCGTGTTCCACTGGACCCCAACCGCGAAGAATGTCGATCGGCGCGGTGCCGGACCGATGGATGCATCGGTCTACGGCCGCGGTGCCGGTGAAGGGTTCGGCGTTCACATCTGCACCGGCCCGGTGGCGGTGAAGGACGCCCAGCCCGGCGACGTGCTCGAGGTCCGTATCCTCGACATCGTGCCGCGTGCAAGCCGAAACCCCGATTTCGAAGGCCAGGTGTTCGGCTCCAGCGTCGCGGCATGGTGGGGGTATCACTACAACGAGTTGCTTGCCGAGCCGAAGCCGCGCGAGGCGGTGACGATCTACGAGATCCACTTCGCGAGGCGCGAAGGCGATCTCGAAGAGACACCTTACGCGCGCGCGCTGTATTCCTATCGCTGGCAGCCGCAGGCCGATCCGTTCGGCGTTGTGCACGCCACCTATGATTATCCCGGCGTCCCGGTCGTGCCAGGCTCCGTCAGACGAAGGCACAACGTGCTGGACGGCATTCGCATCCCGCTGCGCCCGCATTTCGGCGTGGTCGCAGTTGCGCCCCGCGAGGTGGATTTCGTCGACTCGATTCCGCCGTCCTATTTCGGCGGCAATCTCGATAATTGGCGGCTCGGCAAGGGGTCGGCGGTCTATCTGCCGGTTTCGGTGCCGGGCGCGTTATTGTCGGTGGGAGATCCCCATGCGACCCAGGGCGACGGCGAATTGGGGGGCACCGCGATCGAATGTTCGATGACCGGAACATTCCAGCTCATTCTTCACAAGAAAGCGGATCTGGCCGGCCAGGTCTTCGCCGATCTGACCTATCCGCTGATCGAGACCGAGACCGACTGGGTCTTGACTGGCTTCAGCCACCCGAACTATCTCGCCGAGTTCGGCGCCAAGGGCCAGAGCGAGGTCTACGCGACGTCGTCGCTCGATCTGGCGATGAAGGACGCGTTCCGGAAGATGCGCCGCTTCCTGATGAACATCAAAGGGCTGAGCGAGGACGAGGCGATCGCGCTGATGTCGGCCGCGGTCGACTTTGGCGTGACGCAGGTGGTGGATGGCAATTGGGGCGTGCATGCCATCCTGAGCAAGCGACTGTTTGAAAATGTCCCGCGATCGTAA
- a CDS encoding serine hydrolase domain-containing protein gives MAAIRILATALCLLASTAAFAEDPLPRAKPEEVGLSPERLARIGATLKADIEAGRIPGAVIAIARHGKLVMLDSYGWRDKAAGVAMTTDTIFNIASMTKPMTTVGALMLYEQGKILIDDPLSKYFPKFAQMCVAVRDAGEPTAETVPANRQITIQDLLRHTSGLIYGGRGTTLVHKMYPAGSGDAARDYDGSAFLDKLASLPLLYQPATVWDYGFGLDVMGLTIESITRQTLGQYLQANLFTPLGMTDTGFSIPADKADRYAKPLPIDPDTGKPQARSPELTQPLKFECGGGCAASTASDYLRFATMLMNHGRFGEAQLLSRKTVDYMLSDQLGPNIKNLVGNADPTRADYGFGLGLAVRTTPGVVRMMGSVGQFSWPGASGTDWWVDPKEELAVVYLSAAPGPIRWHYRQLINALVYQAIVD, from the coding sequence ATGGCTGCCATTCGAATTCTCGCGACTGCGCTTTGCCTGCTCGCATCCACCGCCGCATTCGCCGAAGACCCCCTGCCCCGTGCCAAGCCTGAAGAGGTCGGCCTCTCCCCGGAGCGGCTGGCACGGATCGGCGCGACGCTGAAGGCCGACATCGAGGCGGGCCGCATTCCCGGCGCGGTCATCGCCATTGCTCGTCATGGCAAACTGGTGATGCTGGATTCCTACGGCTGGCGCGACAAGGCTGCCGGGGTCGCCATGACCACCGACACCATCTTCAACATCGCCTCGATGACCAAGCCGATGACGACGGTCGGCGCCCTGATGCTGTATGAGCAGGGCAAGATCCTGATCGACGATCCCCTCAGCAAGTATTTCCCGAAGTTCGCACAAATGTGTGTCGCGGTGCGCGACGCCGGCGAGCCAACCGCCGAGACCGTACCCGCCAATCGCCAGATCACGATCCAGGACCTGTTGCGCCACACCTCCGGCCTGATCTATGGCGGCCGCGGCACTACGCTGGTGCACAAGATGTATCCGGCCGGGAGCGGCGACGCGGCGCGCGACTATGACGGTTCGGCCTTCCTCGACAAACTGGCGTCGCTGCCGCTGTTGTACCAGCCCGCGACCGTGTGGGACTACGGATTCGGTCTCGACGTGATGGGCCTCACCATCGAAAGCATCACCAGGCAGACGCTCGGACAATATCTGCAGGCCAATCTGTTCACGCCGCTCGGGATGACCGATACCGGATTTTCGATTCCGGCGGACAAGGCAGATCGCTACGCCAAACCGTTGCCGATTGATCCCGACACCGGCAAGCCGCAGGCGCGCAGCCCGGAGCTGACGCAGCCGCTCAAATTCGAATGCGGCGGCGGATGTGCGGCCTCCACCGCGTCGGACTATCTGCGCTTTGCGACGATGCTGATGAACCACGGCCGATTCGGCGAGGCGCAGTTGCTCAGCCGCAAAACTGTCGACTACATGCTGTCCGACCAGTTGGGCCCGAATATCAAAAATCTCGTCGGCAACGCCGATCCGACCCGCGCCGATTACGGCTTCGGTCTCGGACTTGCGGTGCGTACCACACCCGGCGTGGTCAGGATGATGGGATCGGTCGGCCAGTTCTCGTGGCCCGGCGCCAGCGGCACCGACTGGTGGGTCGATCCGAAAGAAGAACTCGCGGTGGTGTATCTCTCGGCCGCGCCCGGCCCGATCCGCTGGCACTATCGGCAGTTGATCAACGCGCTGGTGTATCAGGCCATCGTCGACTAG
- a CDS encoding RidA family protein, with protein sequence MKFHMIAGGPRPVAPFSHAVETDGFVFVTGQMPDTPEAPGELPDGIEAQTRAVMENLRLVLGGLDLDFEHVVMARIYLTRFQQDYAVMNETYRSYFAPDRLPARTCVGVTGLAYEALIEIDLICRRPT encoded by the coding sequence TTGAAATTCCACATGATCGCAGGCGGGCCGAGACCGGTGGCGCCGTTCAGCCATGCCGTCGAAACCGATGGTTTTGTCTTTGTCACCGGACAGATGCCCGATACGCCGGAGGCGCCGGGCGAGTTGCCCGATGGCATCGAGGCGCAAACGCGAGCGGTGATGGAGAATCTGAGGCTGGTGCTGGGCGGGCTCGATCTTGATTTCGAACACGTGGTGATGGCGCGGATTTACCTGACGCGCTTCCAGCAAGATTACGCGGTCATGAACGAGACCTATCGGAGCTATTTTGCGCCGGATCGCCTGCCGGCCCGCACCTGTGTCGGCGTCACTGGCCTTGCCTACGAGGCCCTGATCGAGATCGACCTGATCTGCCGCCGGCCGACCTAA
- a CDS encoding aldo/keto reductase — MDYLQTQGISLPRLGLGTYRMQGDVCRAAVESALGLGYRHIDTAEMYDNEEAIGAAIAASRVARKDLHVTTKVWNENLAPDAIRKAFDSSLKKLKLDHVDLYLVHWPAKTMNLPAMFETLLKLKQEGRTRAIGVANFNIALLKTVVEEIKAPIACNQIEYHVMLDQTPVRKYLAAKSIPLVAYCPLAQGRAASNETLAAIGRKHGASAAQVALKWLLDQDGVAAIPKASQAESQQANLDALNVGLDDEDIKAIASLPKDQRCVNPGFAPAWD, encoded by the coding sequence ATGGATTATCTGCAAACCCAGGGCATCAGCCTGCCGCGGCTGGGGCTCGGTACCTATCGCATGCAGGGCGATGTCTGCCGCGCGGCGGTCGAGAGCGCGCTGGGCCTCGGCTACCGGCATATCGACACCGCGGAAATGTACGACAATGAAGAGGCCATCGGCGCTGCAATTGCCGCATCCCGCGTCGCGCGCAAGGATCTCCATGTCACCACCAAGGTCTGGAATGAAAACCTCGCGCCGGACGCGATCCGCAAGGCGTTCGACAGCAGCCTGAAAAAACTGAAGCTCGATCACGTCGATCTCTATCTGGTGCACTGGCCCGCGAAAACCATGAACCTGCCGGCGATGTTCGAAACCCTGCTCAAGCTCAAACAAGAAGGCCGCACCCGCGCCATCGGGGTTGCCAACTTCAACATCGCGCTGCTGAAGACCGTGGTCGAGGAGATCAAGGCCCCGATCGCCTGCAACCAGATCGAATATCACGTGATGCTCGACCAGACCCCGGTGCGAAAATATCTCGCGGCGAAATCGATTCCTTTGGTGGCCTATTGCCCGCTGGCGCAGGGCCGGGCGGCCTCGAACGAGACGCTGGCCGCGATCGGCCGCAAGCATGGCGCCAGCGCGGCGCAGGTGGCGCTGAAATGGCTGCTCGACCAGGACGGCGTCGCCGCGATCCCGAAGGCGTCGCAGGCCGAGAGCCAGCAGGCCAATCTCGACGCGCTCAATGTCGGGCTCGACGACGAGGACATCAAGGCGATCGCGTCGCTGCCGAAAGACCAGCGCTGCGTAAATCCCGGTTTTGCGCCGGCGTGGGATTAG